The Alteromonas stellipolaris genome includes a region encoding these proteins:
- a CDS encoding WD40 repeat domain-containing protein: MFPRLLLLTLLISGSIGCSFPETTPIKQWRHVEEGAYAADISADGTISVVSGINNGINVWRIGEETPLYQWSHQGEGNNLVISLHISADNTHVVTADREAFALWSIETGDPIGFWRIDEASIRDVAISNNGNGILVARSNGKVMFFEPKTQRRLEFLGHQEKVNSIDISPNGKFALTGGNDYIAYLWSTDTGQIIHTFTHPSRVTKVALDDKGRFAFTADSQDKSQVWNVQTGEAISGLSFIARQKIFTDAVFSDDGKYLLTGSPSRQVYLWDLKSGKEVDAWQVASRDTVSPPTAVVYGVGFMSDGNIVTESSSGLAEVWQRSK; encoded by the coding sequence ATGTTCCCCAGATTATTGTTACTCACCTTATTAATAAGTGGATCTATAGGATGTAGCTTCCCTGAGACCACGCCAATTAAGCAATGGCGGCACGTTGAAGAGGGAGCCTATGCAGCTGACATATCGGCTGATGGCACTATTTCTGTTGTATCAGGCATTAACAATGGTATCAACGTATGGCGTATAGGCGAGGAAACGCCCCTGTATCAATGGAGTCATCAAGGTGAAGGTAATAATTTAGTCATTTCGTTACATATATCCGCCGACAATACCCATGTGGTTACTGCTGATAGAGAAGCGTTTGCGCTTTGGAGTATTGAAACTGGCGACCCTATTGGCTTTTGGCGTATTGACGAAGCATCTATTCGGGATGTGGCCATTTCGAATAATGGCAATGGTATCTTGGTGGCTCGCTCTAACGGTAAAGTCATGTTTTTCGAGCCTAAAACCCAGCGCAGGTTAGAGTTTTTGGGCCATCAAGAAAAAGTGAACTCTATCGATATTTCTCCAAATGGCAAGTTTGCCCTCACCGGTGGAAACGACTATATCGCGTATTTATGGAGCACCGATACAGGGCAAATAATTCACACCTTTACGCATCCTTCTCGGGTAACCAAAGTGGCGCTAGATGACAAAGGCCGCTTTGCCTTTACTGCCGATAGCCAAGATAAGTCACAAGTGTGGAACGTACAAACAGGCGAGGCAATTAGCGGGCTGAGTTTTATTGCGAGGCAGAAAATCTTCACTGATGCTGTATTTTCTGATGATGGTAAGTATTTACTAACAGGTTCACCATCACGTCAAGTGTATTTATGGGATTTAAAGAGTGGAAAAGAAGTGGATGCTTGGCAGGTTGCATCACGAGATACTGTTTCACCCCCAACTGCAGTTGTTTATGGCGTTGGCTTTATGTCCGATGGTAATATTGTGACAGAAAGCAGCAGTGGTCTTGCCGAAGTATGGCAACGCAGTAAATAG
- a CDS encoding SlyX family protein — MTDKNSSTDSVAFRVELDSTNNSIEELQTKIAFQEHTIEALNEALSSQQQQLDELTYKLRHVIDKVKSIEPSNMAKDSEETPPPHY; from the coding sequence ATGACAGATAAAAACAGCAGTACTGACAGCGTCGCATTTCGAGTAGAACTCGATAGTACGAACAATAGTATTGAAGAGCTCCAAACGAAAATAGCGTTTCAAGAGCACACTATTGAGGCGTTAAACGAAGCGTTGTCTTCGCAGCAGCAGCAACTCGATGAGCTTACCTATAAGTTACGTCACGTTATCGACAAGGTTAAGTCAATTGAGCCTTCAAATATGGCCAAAGACTCGGAAGAAACACCACCTCCTCATTATTGA
- a CDS encoding Tex family protein produces the protein MIINKIAEELAVQTSQVSAAVKLLDEGSTVPFIARYRKEVTQGLDDTQLRTLQQRLTYLRELEDRRQVILKSIDEQGKLSDELKRNITGADSKTTLEDLYLPFKPRRRTKGQIAIEAGLEGLADTLFSNPDQSIDELAAEYVNAEKGVADTKAALEGARFILMERFAEDAALLGKIRSYLVENAHIKSTVANGKAQEAVKYKDYFEHSEKYKNAPSHRALAMFRGRNEGMLNIQLDADPQQDDASAPSHCEHLIASHYNIMHRNRPADDFLAQVVQWTWKIKIALHMETELFSGLRERAEEEAIEVFAKNLNDLLMAAPAGAKTTMGLDPGLRTGVKVAIVDKTGKVVAKNTIFPHAPQNQWDKSLRTLTTVCKQYKVELISIGNGTGSRETDKLVGEMLKANPELGAQKIMVSEAGASVYSASELASNELPDLDVSIRGAVSIARRLQDPLAELVKIEPKAIGVGQYQHDVSQSQLGKSLDRVIEDCVNAVGVDLNTASPALLSYVSGLNKTLANNIVQFRDTNGAFGDRKALMKVERLGPKAFEQAAGFLRIVNGSNPLDASAVHPEAYPVVDKIVNTAAVAVNDLIGNTELLKTLSPDTFTSDAFGLPTVKDILSELDKPGRDPRPEFKTATFKEGVETIKDLTPGMILEGVVSNVANFGAFVDVGVHQDGLVHISALTNKFISDPRDVVKAGDIVKVKVLEVDVARKRISFTMRLEDTPTSSNQSGKSNNSNGAANAKSSGYPRANNGSQRGNPRADKSNKRGGGQNQQQNSAMGNAFADAFAKAKK, from the coding sequence ATGATTATTAACAAAATTGCCGAAGAACTTGCCGTACAAACTTCTCAAGTCAGTGCTGCGGTGAAGCTTCTTGATGAAGGTTCAACGGTGCCGTTTATTGCACGTTACCGTAAAGAAGTAACACAAGGGCTAGACGACACTCAGTTACGTACGCTTCAGCAACGTCTTACTTACCTTCGTGAACTAGAAGACAGACGCCAAGTCATCTTAAAATCTATTGATGAACAAGGAAAACTGTCTGATGAGTTAAAGCGCAATATTACCGGCGCCGACAGTAAGACCACCTTGGAAGACTTATACTTACCCTTCAAGCCTCGTAGACGCACCAAAGGTCAGATAGCCATTGAAGCAGGCCTTGAAGGCTTGGCAGATACCTTATTTTCCAACCCTGACCAATCTATCGACGAATTAGCCGCTGAATATGTTAATGCCGAAAAAGGGGTTGCAGATACCAAAGCAGCTCTGGAAGGCGCTCGCTTTATTTTAATGGAACGGTTTGCTGAAGATGCAGCACTGTTAGGTAAAATTCGTAGCTACCTTGTTGAAAACGCGCATATTAAAAGCACAGTAGCAAACGGTAAAGCGCAAGAAGCCGTTAAGTATAAAGACTATTTTGAACACAGTGAAAAGTACAAAAATGCACCTTCACATCGCGCCCTTGCTATGTTTCGTGGCCGTAACGAAGGCATGTTGAACATTCAACTTGATGCCGACCCACAGCAAGATGATGCCAGTGCGCCTTCTCACTGTGAACACCTTATTGCTAGCCACTATAATATTATGCACCGCAACCGTCCTGCAGATGATTTCTTAGCCCAAGTAGTGCAGTGGACGTGGAAGATTAAAATCGCCTTACACATGGAAACTGAGCTATTCAGTGGTCTTCGTGAGCGCGCTGAAGAAGAAGCGATTGAGGTGTTTGCTAAGAACCTTAATGACTTACTAATGGCCGCTCCTGCTGGCGCTAAGACCACCATGGGCCTTGATCCTGGCCTTCGTACGGGTGTGAAAGTAGCCATCGTAGATAAAACCGGCAAAGTTGTCGCTAAAAATACCATTTTCCCCCATGCGCCTCAGAATCAGTGGGATAAGTCACTGCGTACGCTTACCACCGTGTGCAAGCAATATAAAGTTGAGCTTATCAGTATAGGTAATGGTACAGGTTCTCGTGAAACCGATAAGCTTGTAGGGGAAATGCTTAAAGCTAACCCAGAGCTAGGTGCACAAAAAATCATGGTAAGCGAAGCCGGTGCATCGGTTTATTCTGCGTCTGAATTAGCGTCAAACGAACTACCTGATTTAGATGTGTCTATACGTGGGGCAGTTTCCATTGCTCGTCGTCTACAAGACCCGCTAGCCGAGCTTGTAAAAATTGAACCTAAAGCTATTGGTGTAGGCCAATATCAGCATGACGTGAGCCAAAGCCAGTTAGGTAAATCTCTCGATCGCGTTATTGAAGACTGTGTGAACGCGGTAGGTGTAGATTTAAATACGGCTTCACCCGCGCTACTTAGCTATGTATCTGGGTTAAACAAGACCCTTGCAAATAACATTGTGCAATTTAGAGATACCAATGGTGCTTTCGGCGATAGAAAAGCGCTAATGAAAGTGGAGCGTTTGGGGCCAAAAGCCTTTGAACAAGCCGCTGGGTTCTTACGTATCGTAAATGGCAGTAACCCGCTAGATGCATCTGCGGTTCACCCCGAAGCTTATCCAGTGGTAGATAAAATTGTGAATACGGCCGCGGTTGCCGTAAACGACCTTATCGGTAACACAGAGCTACTGAAAACCTTATCACCTGATACCTTTACCAGTGACGCTTTCGGTTTACCCACGGTAAAAGATATTTTGAGCGAGCTAGATAAGCCAGGACGAGATCCTCGACCTGAGTTTAAAACAGCGACCTTTAAAGAAGGGGTGGAGACTATCAAAGATCTTACCCCAGGTATGATTTTAGAAGGCGTTGTGAGCAACGTTGCGAACTTTGGTGCTTTTGTTGATGTAGGTGTCCATCAAGATGGTTTAGTGCATATTTCAGCGCTAACCAACAAGTTCATTTCAGACCCGCGGGATGTAGTAAAAGCAGGGGACATTGTTAAGGTTAAGGTGCTTGAGGTAGACGTAGCACGTAAGCGTATATCCTTTACTATGCGACTAGAAGATACACCGACCTCATCAAACCAATCAGGTAAAAGCAATAACAGCAATGGCGCAGCTAACGCAAAGTCTAGTGGGTACCCTCGTGCTAATAATGGGTCTCAGCGTGGGAACCCTCGCGCAGATAAGTCAAACAAGCGTGGAGGCGGACAAAACCAGCAGCAAAACAGTGCTATGGGTAACGCCTTTGCCGATGCGTTCGCTAAAGCAAAGAAATAA
- the bioH gene encoding pimeloyl-ACP methyl ester esterase BioH codes for MKDLHTNTPLVTRTQGTGNDLVFLHGWGMNSGAFTSFIPYLTNSFRVTTIDLPGFGENAQHVPSPYNAESLAQMIAPYIPPESIVVGWSLGGLVAQRLALLSGNKGLALKGLVTIASTPRFIAGHCWPGIAGDLLAMFESQLESNYNRTLERFLAIQAMGSDTARQDIKAIRGHISEYPEPDQHALKQGLRILSTEDLRQDIGRITVPTLRLYGRLDSLVPTSGIDRICELHPQADTVVLPHAAHAPFISHPQQSADILFSFASSVYQQKAS; via the coding sequence GTGAAAGATTTGCATACAAACACACCGCTTGTCACCCGAACTCAAGGTACAGGAAACGATCTGGTTTTCCTTCACGGTTGGGGTATGAATAGCGGCGCTTTTACCTCGTTTATTCCCTATTTAACTAATAGCTTTCGAGTTACCACTATTGATCTCCCCGGTTTCGGCGAAAACGCTCAGCATGTGCCTTCCCCTTATAACGCTGAGTCTTTAGCACAAATGATAGCGCCTTATATTCCACCAGAAAGCATTGTTGTAGGATGGTCTTTAGGTGGTTTGGTGGCGCAACGACTAGCCTTACTTAGCGGCAATAAAGGGTTAGCTCTTAAAGGTTTAGTGACAATAGCCTCTACACCTCGATTCATCGCTGGCCACTGCTGGCCTGGCATTGCAGGTGATTTACTGGCTATGTTCGAAAGTCAGTTAGAGAGTAACTACAATAGAACGCTAGAGCGCTTTTTAGCCATTCAAGCGATGGGAAGTGATACGGCCCGCCAAGATATCAAAGCCATTCGTGGGCATATCAGTGAATACCCAGAACCTGACCAGCATGCGCTGAAACAAGGTTTAAGAATTCTTTCCACAGAAGATTTACGTCAAGACATTGGCCGCATAACGGTGCCAACCCTTCGACTTTATGGCCGTTTAGACAGTTTAGTGCCTACCAGTGGTATAGATCGTATCTGCGAGTTGCACCCTCAAGCCGATACCGTGGTGTTGCCCCATGCAGCGCATGCGCCCTTTATTTCTCACCCCCAACAAAGCGCCGATATTTTGTTTAGTTTTGCATCAAGCGTTTACCAACAAAAAGCATCGTGA
- the greB gene encoding transcription elongation factor GreB, translating to MKTPLITRKGYLKLKQELDHLWREERPEITRKVTWAASLGDRSENADYQYNKKKLREIDRRVRYLRKCLENLKVVDYSSQQENKVYFGAWVEIENEQGQVLELRLVGYDEIFGRRDYISIDSPMARALVGKEEDDDVTVKTETDVKEWWINRIWYDPTDKL from the coding sequence GTGAAAACACCACTGATAACACGAAAAGGATATTTGAAGCTAAAACAGGAGCTTGACCATTTGTGGCGGGAAGAAAGGCCCGAAATCACACGAAAGGTCACGTGGGCTGCTAGCTTAGGCGATCGTAGTGAAAACGCAGATTACCAATATAATAAGAAAAAACTACGTGAAATCGATAGGCGAGTACGTTACTTACGTAAGTGTTTGGAAAACCTAAAAGTCGTGGATTATAGCTCCCAGCAGGAGAATAAAGTTTATTTTGGTGCTTGGGTAGAAATTGAAAATGAACAAGGGCAAGTGCTAGAACTTCGCCTTGTAGGTTACGATGAAATCTTTGGCCGTCGAGATTACATTTCTATCGACTCTCCTATGGCCCGCGCTTTAGTGGGGAAAGAAGAAGATGATGACGTTACGGTAAAAACTGAAACTGACGTAAAAGAATGGTGGATAAACCGTATTTGGTACGATCCAACCGATAAACTGTAA
- a CDS encoding M14 family metallopeptidase — protein sequence MLATLVRTATISNFPKWLAPFVVLTALCVSDSVNANMVALDKGGKPVQAYLPTDVTYNPDIPTPESVLGANIGQWHVRHDQLTHYMRVLADHSDRISLEVTGRTHENRELLLLTITAPSNRPNIESMRTAHINAMNSGIKVTADAPLIFYMGYSIHGNEPSGSNAALALAYYLAAGQGAPIDALLNNNIVLLDPSFNPDGLSRFAQWANMHKGKQLVTDSNNREHDEGWPSGRTNHYWFDLNRDWLLLAHPESQARIKQFHRWRPHILTDFHEMGTDSTYFFQPGVRSRKNPITPDENVTLTEALAAYHAKAFDKQGKLYFSEEAFDDFYAGKGSTYPDLHGSIGILFEQASSRGHLQESINGPLAFSTTISNQITTSLSTFEGALANKPAILDYQSAFVKDTQALAQDGDISGYIVGESNDSGRFNAMLSLLNQHNIKFEVVSKDSEIGKQTFSANRAIYIPAAQAQYRLITSIFSTQTSFENNTFYDVSSWNMAMAFNLPFEAVEKRDARSVKTAANAQLAMPVLSDSLPANAYAYAFSWEDYYAPALLQSLLEAGVSVRSSENAFEAKLVNNQRHTFTSGSIVIPTGLAQPDNLLSLLTEHASALNIPVYALASGLTPTGSDIGSRSIQPISAPKVLLVGGEGTSQYEVGEMWHYFDTRVGLPVSIVEQQKLGNALQSGYTHIVFASGRYSLSNDTRDALSTWVENGGVLIGQKSALRYFAANEWLNADILKQEEIDSEFDEDKLTFGDKSALYARKLVAGAVYEAEIDITHPLFYGYTDTTLPMFKTSNMVVNNYYTPFTTPARYTSAPLLAGFSDEKLVKLIAETPAVITTKQGKGVVIGFTDNTQFRGYWYGTNKMLSNAIYQSGFLK from the coding sequence ATGCTCGCAACTTTGGTTCGCACCGCCACAATCTCGAATTTCCCAAAATGGCTTGCGCCATTTGTAGTGTTAACCGCCTTGTGCGTATCAGATTCGGTAAATGCCAATATGGTCGCCCTCGATAAGGGCGGAAAACCGGTTCAGGCCTATTTACCAACCGATGTGACCTATAATCCAGATATTCCTACGCCAGAATCAGTACTGGGTGCGAACATTGGTCAATGGCATGTGCGTCATGATCAACTCACGCACTACATGCGTGTACTGGCTGACCATTCCGACCGCATTTCATTAGAAGTCACCGGAAGAACCCATGAAAATCGTGAGTTGTTGCTACTTACCATTACTGCGCCATCGAATCGCCCTAACATAGAAAGCATGCGAACTGCGCATATTAATGCCATGAATTCAGGCATTAAAGTAACAGCCGATGCCCCACTTATTTTCTATATGGGCTACAGCATTCACGGTAATGAGCCTTCAGGCTCTAATGCTGCGTTAGCCCTAGCTTACTACTTAGCCGCTGGGCAAGGTGCACCCATCGATGCGTTACTGAACAACAATATTGTGCTGTTAGACCCATCTTTCAACCCCGATGGGTTATCTCGTTTCGCACAGTGGGCCAATATGCACAAAGGAAAGCAACTTGTTACAGACAGTAATAACCGTGAACATGATGAAGGATGGCCATCAGGGCGCACGAACCACTATTGGTTTGACTTAAATCGTGACTGGTTGTTGTTGGCTCACCCTGAGTCGCAAGCGCGTATAAAGCAATTTCACCGCTGGCGCCCGCATATTCTTACCGACTTTCATGAAATGGGCACCGATAGCACCTACTTTTTTCAACCAGGTGTACGCTCGCGTAAAAACCCGATCACGCCGGATGAAAACGTAACTTTAACGGAAGCGTTAGCGGCTTATCATGCCAAAGCATTTGATAAACAAGGGAAGCTGTATTTCTCGGAAGAGGCATTCGACGACTTTTATGCCGGTAAGGGCAGTACCTACCCTGATTTACATGGCAGCATAGGTATCTTATTCGAACAAGCGAGTTCTCGCGGACACTTGCAAGAATCTATCAATGGCCCATTGGCATTTTCTACTACCATATCGAATCAAATTACAACGTCGTTGAGTACCTTTGAAGGTGCCCTTGCCAATAAGCCAGCTATTTTAGATTATCAGTCTGCTTTTGTTAAAGACACGCAAGCACTAGCACAAGACGGTGATATAAGCGGTTACATTGTGGGAGAATCGAATGATAGCGGTAGATTTAACGCTATGTTGTCGCTGCTTAATCAACACAACATTAAGTTCGAAGTTGTCAGCAAAGATTCCGAAATAGGCAAACAAACCTTTAGCGCCAATCGTGCTATCTATATTCCTGCCGCCCAAGCGCAGTATCGACTTATTACGTCCATATTCTCAACCCAAACCTCGTTTGAAAATAACACCTTCTACGATGTGTCATCGTGGAACATGGCGATGGCATTTAATTTGCCGTTTGAAGCAGTTGAAAAGCGTGATGCGCGAAGCGTTAAAACGGCTGCCAATGCACAATTAGCAATGCCAGTGCTTAGCGATTCGTTACCTGCTAATGCCTATGCGTACGCTTTTTCATGGGAAGACTACTACGCGCCAGCCTTGCTTCAATCGTTATTAGAAGCAGGGGTAAGTGTAAGAAGTAGCGAAAATGCGTTTGAAGCTAAGCTTGTTAATAATCAGCGTCATACATTTACCTCCGGAAGCATTGTTATTCCTACGGGATTAGCACAGCCTGATAACTTACTTAGCTTGTTGACGGAACACGCGAGTGCATTAAATATTCCGGTTTACGCACTGGCCAGTGGGTTAACGCCAACGGGCAGTGACATTGGAAGCCGTTCAATACAGCCTATTTCAGCCCCTAAAGTACTGTTAGTGGGAGGCGAGGGCACAAGCCAGTATGAAGTGGGTGAAATGTGGCACTATTTTGATACCCGAGTGGGGCTGCCGGTTAGTATTGTGGAGCAACAAAAGCTAGGTAATGCGCTACAGTCAGGCTATACCCATATTGTGTTTGCCAGCGGCCGCTATTCGCTGTCGAATGATACGAGAGATGCACTGTCTACTTGGGTTGAAAATGGCGGTGTGTTAATTGGACAAAAATCTGCGCTTCGTTATTTTGCCGCCAACGAATGGTTAAACGCCGATATTTTAAAACAAGAAGAAATAGACAGTGAGTTTGATGAAGATAAACTGACATTTGGCGATAAATCGGCGTTATATGCAAGAAAGTTAGTGGCAGGCGCGGTTTATGAAGCTGAGATTGATATTACCCATCCACTTTTTTACGGTTATACCGACACCACATTGCCAATGTTCAAAACCAGCAATATGGTGGTGAACAATTACTACACGCCATTCACTACGCCAGCGCGTTATACCTCAGCGCCATTACTGGCTGGTTTCAGTGATGAAAAATTGGTGAAACTTATTGCCGAAACCCCTGCTGTGATAACCACAAAGCAAGGTAAAGGTGTGGTGATTGGGTTTACCGACAATACGCAATTTCGAGGGTATTGGTATGGCACGAACAAAATGTTGAGTAATGCTATTTATCAGTCTGGCTTTCTTAAGTAG
- the fkpA gene encoding FKBP-type peptidyl-prolyl cis-trans isomerase produces the protein MQKSLVALSTIAALGLFACQPNTSDEAATTGTDIAETADVSTESMTDVQKQAYAMGASMGLFVSNRAQQQEQLGFPLDEAALKEGFEDGLNDTLKFTPQEIQQIAQQGEEVLRAKQQEMAQKAAQDNIEAGAAYLEENAKKDGVTTTESGLQYEVLEEGEGASPAAEDIVKVHYRGTLLDGTEFDSSYKRDEPAQFPLNQVIPGWTEGVQLMKEGAKYRFHIPSDLAYGERATGSITPNSTLIFDVELLEIIKEEAAE, from the coding sequence ATGCAGAAGTCGCTTGTTGCCTTATCTACTATTGCTGCCCTAGGCCTTTTTGCCTGTCAGCCAAATACCTCTGATGAGGCCGCTACTACCGGCACTGACATCGCTGAAACCGCCGATGTTTCAACTGAATCAATGACAGACGTGCAAAAACAAGCATACGCTATGGGTGCGAGCATGGGCTTGTTCGTGAGCAACCGCGCACAACAGCAAGAGCAACTGGGCTTTCCGCTAGATGAAGCTGCGTTAAAAGAAGGCTTTGAAGATGGCCTTAACGACACATTGAAATTTACCCCGCAAGAAATTCAGCAAATTGCTCAGCAAGGTGAAGAAGTACTTCGTGCTAAGCAACAAGAAATGGCGCAAAAAGCCGCACAAGATAATATTGAAGCCGGCGCGGCGTATCTAGAAGAGAACGCGAAGAAAGATGGCGTAACCACCACAGAGTCTGGCCTTCAGTATGAAGTGTTAGAAGAAGGTGAAGGCGCAAGCCCAGCAGCTGAAGACATCGTTAAAGTTCACTACCGTGGTACATTGCTAGACGGTACTGAGTTCGATTCTTCTTACAAGCGTGATGAGCCAGCTCAATTCCCACTTAACCAAGTTATTCCTGGTTGGACTGAAGGCGTTCAGCTTATGAAAGAAGGCGCGAAGTACCGCTTCCATATCCCTTCTGATTTAGCTTATGGCGAACGTGCTACCGGTTCAATTACGCCTAATTCAACGCTAATTTTTGACGTTGAATTGCTAGAAATCATTAAAGAAGAAGCTGCTGAGTAA
- a CDS encoding ComF family protein, with amino-acid sequence MNLSCLLCYQASPAPVCHWCEHDIFFFSAKEHGHNLLSFGPVGRHVKHSSYNGLSVLALHTYPITTLIHGFKFQHSLTSGKVLAKWFVGKQQHLAHHTPQVSHNAAQLLLPVPLSSWRLATRHYNQAAVLAKSIGGALNIPICTNWAIRQGMSAQHHLGKAQRLQHAKQVFSLTPQCIDKLVASNPALKCIAIVDDVITTGVTVNALASLLKARYPQLSIIVWAMTFTPPPKSSLLTARMAAR; translated from the coding sequence ATGAATCTTTCATGCTTACTATGTTATCAGGCAAGTCCTGCGCCAGTATGTCATTGGTGTGAACATGATATATTTTTTTTCTCGGCCAAAGAACACGGTCATAACTTACTGTCCTTTGGGCCAGTGGGTCGGCACGTCAAGCATAGTAGCTACAACGGGCTATCTGTACTGGCTTTACATACTTACCCAATAACCACCTTAATTCATGGCTTTAAGTTTCAACACTCACTGACTTCAGGGAAGGTATTAGCCAAGTGGTTTGTCGGTAAACAGCAACACTTAGCGCATCATACACCGCAGGTATCACACAACGCTGCGCAACTTCTCTTACCAGTGCCGTTAAGCTCCTGGCGGCTAGCAACGCGTCATTATAATCAGGCCGCAGTGCTCGCTAAATCCATTGGCGGTGCACTGAATATTCCCATTTGCACCAATTGGGCGATTCGACAAGGTATGTCTGCCCAGCATCATTTAGGAAAAGCACAACGGCTACAACATGCTAAGCAGGTGTTTTCATTAACGCCGCAGTGTATTGATAAATTAGTCGCTTCTAACCCTGCTCTTAAATGCATCGCCATTGTGGATGATGTTATCACTACCGGTGTCACAGTAAACGCCTTGGCAAGCCTATTAAAAGCGCGCTACCCGCAACTTAGCATTATAGTGTGGGCAATGACCTTTACACCGCCCCCAAAAAGCTCACTGTTGACGGCAAGAATGGCGGCAAGGTAG
- a CDS encoding putative metalloprotease CJM1_0395 family protein produces the protein MNIVTPILTAIAYPTANVNTESARRDNALRETIPQSGDAEKGASQKGLGSDTDKARNPGQTPAPVTYDRPQIQTELQSAFESVFGEQKDNGSDESAGKQNAHDQQESGQQESNQQASGEQALQPEQQTEEEQQEISNLEARDQEVRTHEQAHAAAGGQYAGTPQYEYTTGPDNKRYVTDGEVSIDISELNSPEETLRKMQQVRAAALAPAEPSAQDLKVAAEATQKSFEARSEIAEDNAATSVAPSASEITPPDIDEITDNAGVERPTRALDEAVLQAQTVEQSAVSQGIQSPTSEASNEIGGGFDTRSLAFGNEVQENQANSARIGRIQNFYTQAYTPVREGFSASA, from the coding sequence GTGAACATTGTTACCCCTATCCTTACGGCCATAGCGTACCCTACTGCAAACGTTAATACTGAGTCTGCAAGACGAGACAACGCATTACGTGAAACCATTCCTCAGTCGGGGGATGCAGAGAAAGGGGCATCGCAAAAAGGCCTAGGTTCGGACACTGACAAAGCTCGTAATCCGGGACAAACGCCTGCGCCTGTTACCTACGATCGCCCCCAAATCCAAACTGAACTGCAAAGCGCGTTTGAAAGCGTGTTTGGCGAACAAAAAGACAATGGCTCTGATGAAAGCGCCGGCAAACAAAATGCCCATGATCAACAGGAATCAGGCCAACAGGAATCAAATCAGCAAGCTTCTGGTGAGCAAGCTTTACAGCCTGAACAGCAGACAGAAGAAGAACAGCAAGAGATAAGCAACTTAGAGGCGCGTGATCAAGAAGTCCGTACCCACGAGCAGGCGCACGCCGCTGCGGGTGGGCAATACGCTGGGACGCCGCAATATGAATATACCACGGGGCCAGATAACAAACGTTATGTTACCGATGGTGAAGTGTCTATTGATATTTCTGAGCTAAATAGCCCTGAAGAAACCCTTCGCAAAATGCAGCAAGTACGTGCCGCGGCACTCGCCCCTGCTGAGCCTTCGGCGCAAGATTTAAAAGTGGCTGCAGAAGCGACGCAAAAATCTTTTGAAGCTCGCAGCGAAATTGCTGAAGACAACGCTGCTACATCGGTAGCGCCAAGCGCATCAGAGATTACGCCACCTGATATTGATGAAATTACCGATAATGCGGGTGTCGAACGCCCTACTCGGGCATTAGATGAAGCCGTTTTACAAGCGCAAACGGTTGAGCAAAGCGCCGTAAGCCAAGGAATACAAAGCCCTACCAGTGAAGCTTCAAATGAGATTGGTGGTGGTTTTGATACGCGCTCATTAGCCTTTGGTAATGAAGTTCAGGAAAATCAAGCTAACTCAGCCCGTATTGGCCGCATTCAAAACTTCTACACCCAAGCCTATACACCAGTACGTGAAGGTTTTTCCGCTAGCGCATAG
- the nfuA gene encoding Fe-S biogenesis protein NfuA yields the protein MITISEEAQAHFVKLLDKQETGTNIRVFVVNPGTSSAECGVSYCPPDAVEETDTRLEFNGFNAVVDEESVPFLHEAEIDYVTDQMGSQLTLKAPNAKARKVADDAPLVERIKYMIEAEINPQLASHGGQVMLAELTEDGFAILQFGGGCNGCSMVDVTLKDGIEKQMLEQFAGELNGVRDATEHEAGEHSYY from the coding sequence ATGATTACTATATCAGAAGAAGCCCAGGCTCACTTCGTAAAACTGTTGGATAAACAAGAGACTGGCACAAATATTCGTGTATTCGTCGTAAATCCGGGCACATCGAGCGCCGAGTGTGGCGTGTCCTATTGTCCGCCAGATGCTGTTGAAGAAACGGATACTCGCCTAGAGTTCAATGGCTTCAATGCAGTGGTAGATGAAGAAAGTGTTCCATTTTTACATGAAGCAGAAATTGATTATGTTACTGATCAAATGGGTTCACAGCTTACGCTTAAGGCACCAAATGCTAAAGCACGCAAAGTCGCTGATGACGCGCCATTGGTTGAACGCATAAAATACATGATTGAAGCTGAAATCAATCCTCAACTTGCTAGCCATGGCGGCCAGGTAATGTTGGCTGAACTTACCGAAGATGGCTTTGCTATTCTTCAGTTTGGCGGCGGCTGTAACGGTTGCTCAATGGTTGATGTTACGTTGAAAGACGGCATTGAAAAGCAAATGCTTGAACAGTTTGCTGGAGAACTAAACGGTGTTCGTGATGCCACTGAACATGAAGCCGGTGAGCATTCTTACTACTAA